Proteins encoded together in one Staphylococcus aureus window:
- a CDS encoding phenol-soluble modulin PSM-alpha-1 — MGIIAGIIKVIKSLIEQFTGK, encoded by the coding sequence ATGGGTATCATCGCTGGCATCATTAAAGTTATCAAAAGCTTAATCGAACAATTCACTGGTAAATAA
- a CDS encoding NADH dehydrogenase subunit 5, whose product MLSFQLLFSLFVIALIIALISGLLFLAPVMPMRYIKLHLYILVMPVLFAVIGFFGIHGQHVLGPFKIDRLSWLLAGFVMALGFIIQKFSMRYLLGDHHYRHYFPLFTAITSFASLAWMSEDLRLMALCWGITLLCLTLLMNVNRFWKVPRESAKLSSMTFLCGWLAFVGAIVTIYIATGEWRVPQHIVHPTWSLLTNVLLVLAVMIPAAQFPFHRWLIESVTAPTPVSAIMHAGIVNAGGVILTRFAPIFDNGFALSLLLILSSISVLLGSGISLVQVDYKRQLVGSTMSQMGFMLVQCALGVYSAAIIHLILHGIFKATLFLQSGSIVKRFNIPKQASAKDAYGWIVMGRVLAIIVAFLFWMSSDRSAYEVLSALILGWSLLVSWNQMVAFSKGRMARLVGMILIAIVTFIYVITHNYFYAVLQNITTHATTPPTVSVIISVVILIFGSLLSIWVARHRYSKAFAVLYVWLVNLGEARSKAIESHPNYLKKYL is encoded by the coding sequence GTGTTAAGTTTTCAATTGCTATTTTCACTGTTTGTTATTGCGCTTATCATTGCATTGATAAGTGGCTTGTTGTTTTTAGCACCAGTTATGCCAATGAGATATATTAAATTACATTTATACATACTAGTCATGCCAGTATTATTTGCAGTCATTGGCTTTTTCGGTATTCATGGTCAACATGTCTTAGGTCCATTTAAAATAGATCGTTTATCTTGGTTATTAGCTGGCTTTGTAATGGCGCTTGGCTTTATTATTCAAAAGTTTTCAATGCGATATTTACTAGGTGATCATCATTATAGACATTACTTTCCATTGTTCACTGCGATTACGTCGTTTGCATCTTTAGCATGGATGTCTGAAGACTTAAGACTGATGGCACTCTGCTGGGGTATTACATTATTATGTTTAACATTGCTGATGAACGTTAATCGTTTTTGGAAAGTGCCACGTGAGTCTGCGAAATTATCAAGCATGACATTTTTATGTGGTTGGCTTGCATTCGTTGGAGCAATTGTAACTATTTATATTGCGACTGGCGAGTGGCGGGTACCACAACATATAGTTCATCCGACATGGTCATTGTTGACGAATGTACTACTTGTATTAGCTGTCATGATACCGGCAGCACAATTTCCTTTTCATCGATGGTTGATTGAATCTGTAACGGCACCAACGCCAGTATCGGCAATTATGCATGCAGGAATTGTGAATGCAGGTGGTGTTATTCTAACTCGTTTTGCGCCGATATTTGATAATGGATTTGCGTTATCATTATTACTTATCCTTTCTAGTATTTCTGTATTGTTAGGATCGGGTATTAGCTTAGTTCAAGTTGACTATAAACGCCAATTAGTGGGCTCTACGATGAGTCAAATGGGCTTTATGTTAGTTCAATGTGCATTGGGTGTATATTCAGCAGCGATTATTCATTTAATATTGCACGGTATTTTTAAAGCAACATTATTTTTACAATCAGGTTCTATCGTGAAGCGATTCAATATTCCAAAACAAGCATCTGCTAAAGACGCTTATGGCTGGATTGTCATGGGACGTGTATTAGCTATTATCGTGGCATTTCTATTTTGGATGAGTAGTGACAGAAGTGCATATGAAGTGTTAAGTGCACTCATTCTAGGATGGTCATTACTTGTATCTTGGAATCAAATGGTAGCCTTTAGTAAAGGACGCATGGCACGTCTTGTTGGTATGATTTTGATTGCAATCGTGACATTTATCTACGTCATCACACATAATTATTTTTACGCTGTATTACAAAATATAACAACACATGCGACAACGCCGCCTACAGTGAGTGTCATCATTAGTGTTGTTATTTTAATCTTTGGCAGTTTATTAAGTATTTGGGTGGCGCGGCATCGATACTCTAAGGCTTTTGCGGTATTGTACGTGTGGTTAGTTAATCTAGGTGAAGCACGCTCGAAAGCGATAGAAAGTCATCCGAATTATTTGAAGAAGTATTTATAG
- a CDS encoding phenol-soluble modulin PSM-alpha-4, whose amino-acid sequence MAIVGTIIKIIKAIIDIFAK is encoded by the coding sequence ATGGCTATTGTAGGTACTATCATTAAAATCATCAAAGCAATTATCGACATTTTCGCAAAATAA
- a CDS encoding phenol-soluble modulin PSM-alpha-3, whose amino-acid sequence MEFVAKLFKFFKDLLGKFLGNN is encoded by the coding sequence ATGGAATTCGTAGCAAAATTATTCAAATTCTTTAAAGATTTACTTGGTAAATTTTTAGGTAACAACTAA
- a CDS encoding phenol-soluble modulin PSM-alpha-2, with amino-acid sequence MGIIAGIIKFIKGLIEKFTGK; translated from the coding sequence ATGGGTATCATTGCAGGAATCATTAAATTCATTAAAGGATTAATTGAGAAATTCACTGGTAAGTAA